A window from Marinagarivorans cellulosilyticus encodes these proteins:
- a CDS encoding helix-turn-helix transcriptional regulator encodes MQAFFTHRYFIVTLLTLLSVMSIADLIVDHSEGAGFEHMAQEGVVLFLCLIAVANLLLGVRRQSKRIAGLKRELATAAQEIEKASESLKDGRIAFAKVIAEQFDAWGLSKSEHDIGFLVLKGFSLAEIASLRETKEKTVRQQASAVYKKAGVSGRHAFSAWFIEDYM; translated from the coding sequence ATGCAGGCATTTTTCACACACCGTTATTTCATCGTTACCTTACTCACATTGTTAAGTGTTATGAGTATTGCCGACTTGATAGTTGACCATAGCGAAGGTGCGGGTTTTGAGCATATGGCACAAGAGGGAGTGGTGCTTTTTTTGTGTTTAATTGCGGTAGCCAATTTGTTACTAGGCGTTCGCCGCCAATCTAAGCGAATCGCCGGTCTCAAACGAGAGTTAGCGACGGCTGCTCAAGAAATAGAAAAAGCGAGTGAGTCTTTAAAGGATGGCCGTATTGCTTTTGCAAAAGTGATTGCAGAGCAGTTTGATGCATGGGGGTTAAGCAAAAGCGAGCACGATATCGGTTTTTTAGTATTAAAGGGCTTTAGCTTAGCCGAGATCGCGAGCCTGCGAGAAACCAAAGAAAAGACGGTTCGCCAGCAGGCATCAGCCGTTTATAAAAAGGCCGGTGTTAGCGGCCGCCACGCTTTTTCGGCGTGGTTTATTGAAGATTATATGTGA
- a CDS encoding DUF2975 domain-containing protein, with translation MQLVCVLIVLALIGGAIWGLIHAPMHLEAYGTQRGLIVVPGDFSAVQWGLVCALVAVPLVVLCYGLYRLFSLFQLFARSVYFTASTVSHLLAFALALLAAVVASMLSNTALSLVATWNNPEGLRALNVSFGSHELLLLLFAAVFAVIAWVFTEAILLAEENAEII, from the coding sequence ATGCAACTGGTATGTGTACTTATAGTGTTGGCATTAATTGGCGGTGCGATTTGGGGGCTGATACATGCACCTATGCACTTGGAGGCCTATGGGACGCAGCGGGGTTTGATTGTTGTGCCTGGTGATTTCTCTGCTGTGCAGTGGGGGCTTGTGTGTGCTTTGGTGGCGGTACCCTTAGTGGTTTTATGCTACGGCTTATATCGGTTGTTTAGTTTGTTTCAGCTATTTGCACGCAGTGTTTACTTTACCGCCAGTACGGTGAGCCACCTGCTTGCTTTTGCGCTGGCCCTGTTAGCCGCGGTTGTGGCCAGCATGTTGAGTAATACGGCGCTAAGCCTTGTGGCAACTTGGAATAACCCAGAAGGTTTGCGGGCCCTGAATGTAAGCTTTGGCAGCCATGAATTGTTGCTATTACTTTTTGCCGCCGTGTTTGCGGTGATTGCATGGGTTTTTACAGAAGCTATATTGCTTGCCGAAGAAAACGCGGAAATTATTTAA
- a CDS encoding helix-turn-helix domain-containing protein produces the protein MPIVVTLDAVLAKNKVRSKELAEYVGITEQNISVFKSGKARGVRFSTLEKMCEFLQCQPGDLITFEPEDKTDG, from the coding sequence ATGCCTATTGTTGTAACCTTAGATGCCGTATTGGCTAAAAACAAAGTGCGCTCTAAAGAGCTGGCGGAATATGTTGGCATTACCGAGCAGAATATCTCGGTCTTTAAGTCGGGTAAGGCGCGCGGAGTGCGTTTTAGTACCCTCGAAAAAATGTGCGAGTTTTTACAGTGCCAGCCCGGTGACTTAATAACATTCGAGCCAGAGGACAAAACCGATGGCTAG